A genomic window from Micromonospora violae includes:
- a CDS encoding carboxylate-amine ligase: MAYRPATVTDTAPDLSILTLGVEEEFLLIDPVSGRNLPVADQVLAALRGPAREQSRQEFRHSMVEMVTPVCADLGELRAHLVTLRHSAAEAAAAAGARLVAVGATPVTEPHRTVPDEPRYHAMSRRYGPVAHDPAVCGCHVHVGLPDRELAVQVCNHLRVWLPVVQAITTNSPLHDGYDTGHASWRSMQLERWPSIGPTPYFDSAADYDRTVDELIAAGIMLDAAMVYWYARPSSTYPTVEVRVGDVCSDVDDTVLVAALVRSLVATVADDVRDGVTAPNVRDCLVAAAHWRAAHDGLDGELIDLRGGGTRPAWALVDELMAVIAPALLRHGDLGYVLAQLARLRRDGTGATRQLRVLERTGDLRAVIDDLVARTAAV; encoded by the coding sequence ATGGCGTACCGTCCGGCAACGGTCACGGACACCGCACCCGACCTGTCCATCCTCACGCTCGGCGTGGAGGAGGAGTTCCTGCTGATCGACCCCGTCAGCGGCCGGAACCTGCCCGTCGCCGACCAGGTGCTCGCCGCGCTGCGGGGTCCCGCCCGGGAACAGAGCCGCCAGGAGTTCCGGCACAGCATGGTGGAGATGGTCACCCCGGTCTGCGCCGACCTCGGCGAGCTGCGCGCGCACCTGGTGACGCTGCGCCACTCCGCCGCCGAGGCCGCCGCGGCGGCCGGGGCGCGACTGGTGGCGGTCGGTGCCACCCCGGTGACCGAACCGCACCGGACGGTCCCCGACGAACCGCGCTACCACGCGATGTCGCGCCGGTACGGGCCGGTGGCGCACGACCCGGCGGTGTGCGGCTGTCACGTGCACGTCGGGCTGCCGGACCGGGAACTGGCCGTGCAGGTCTGCAACCACCTGCGGGTGTGGCTGCCGGTGGTGCAGGCGATCACCACCAACTCACCGCTGCACGACGGGTACGACACCGGGCACGCCAGTTGGCGCTCCATGCAGTTGGAACGCTGGCCCAGCATCGGTCCGACCCCGTACTTCGACTCCGCCGCCGACTACGACCGCACGGTCGACGAGCTGATCGCCGCCGGCATCATGCTCGACGCGGCGATGGTCTACTGGTACGCCCGGCCGTCGTCGACGTACCCGACGGTGGAGGTGCGCGTCGGTGACGTCTGCTCGGACGTGGACGACACGGTCCTGGTCGCCGCGCTGGTCCGGTCCCTCGTCGCCACCGTCGCCGACGACGTACGCGACGGCGTGACCGCCCCGAACGTTCGGGACTGCCTGGTCGCGGCGGCGCACTGGCGGGCCGCCCACGACGGTCTCGACGGCGAGCTGATCGACCTGCGGGGCGGTGGCACCCGGCCGGCCTGGGCGTTGGTCGACGAGTTGATGGCGGTGATCGCCCCGGCCCTGCTGCGTCACGGCGACCTCGGTTACGTGTTGGCGCAGCTGGCCCGGCTGCGCCGCGACGGCACCGGCGCGACCCGGCAGCTGCGGGTGCTGGAGCGGACCGGGGACCTGCGCGCGGTCATCGACGACCTGGTCGCCCGCACCGCCGCCGTCTGA